A genomic region of Myxosarcina sp. GI1 contains the following coding sequences:
- a CDS encoding translation initiation factor — protein sequence MAAKPNSGKNRIVYQEFGTPDNSSAMERAVPDLPPEKQDIRIQATRSGRKGKTVTVMTGFQHNTKTLSKLLKKLKSQCGCGGTIKDDTLEIQGDHKQKLLETLTKLGYKAKISGG from the coding sequence ATGGCTGCTAAACCCAATTCTGGAAAAAATCGTATTGTTTATCAGGAATTTGGAACTCCCGATAATTCCTCGGCTATGGAAAGAGCAGTTCCCGATTTACCGCCAGAAAAACAAGATATTAGAATTCAGGCAACGCGATCGGGTCGTAAGGGCAAAACCGTTACGGTAATGACGGGATTTCAGCATAACACGAAAACTTTGAGCAAATTACTCAAAAAGCTAAAAAGCCAGTGCGGCTGTGGTGGTACGATAAAAGACGATACCTTAGAAATTCAAGGTGACCACAAACAAAAGTTATTAGAAACTCTGACAAAATTGGGTTACAAAGCCAAAATAAGTGGTGGATGA